A part of Melittangium boletus DSM 14713 genomic DNA contains:
- a CDS encoding diguanylate cyclase translates to MAEGTTTKRAEDTMRRAAPAHPLADRTILLVDDDPANIQHVREGLAGPGYRFREAHDGTEALRSLRESRPDLIVMDVEMPRLGGVEVCRIIKANSGEGGFGFIPIILVTARQAAGKVEGLELGADDYLVKPFDMMELSARVKSMLRLKVLQDALVEKNRELDFKNRELDRANKELAQKREELLNLTRIDALTGLYNRRYFEERLNEEFARSSRYRSPLSLVMMDIDHFKRLNDTYGHPFGDEVLRSVAKAVRGRLREVDFVARYGGEELIALLPETGTKEALGACERIREAIASVRLEHRTADGTRQEVRCTASLGVASVPDRTLLATEDLLREADTCLYAAKAAGRNCVRQYRDGAPE, encoded by the coding sequence ATGGCGGAAGGCACGACGACAAAGAGGGCGGAGGACACCATGCGCCGGGCCGCGCCCGCGCACCCCCTCGCCGATCGCACCATCCTGCTCGTCGACGACGACCCGGCCAACATCCAACACGTGCGCGAGGGGCTCGCGGGCCCCGGCTACCGCTTCCGCGAGGCCCATGATGGCACCGAGGCCCTGCGCTCCCTGCGCGAGTCGCGGCCGGATCTCATCGTCATGGACGTGGAGATGCCGCGGCTGGGCGGCGTCGAGGTCTGCCGCATCATCAAGGCCAACAGCGGCGAGGGCGGCTTCGGCTTCATCCCCATCATCCTCGTGACGGCGCGCCAGGCGGCCGGCAAGGTGGAGGGGCTGGAGCTGGGCGCGGATGACTACCTGGTCAAGCCCTTCGACATGATGGAGCTGTCCGCGCGCGTGAAGTCCATGCTCCGGCTCAAGGTGCTCCAGGACGCCCTGGTGGAGAAGAACCGCGAGCTGGACTTCAAGAACCGCGAGCTGGACCGCGCCAACAAGGAGCTGGCCCAGAAGCGCGAGGAGCTGCTCAACCTCACGCGCATCGACGCGCTCACGGGCCTCTACAACCGGCGCTACTTCGAGGAGCGGCTGAACGAGGAGTTCGCCCGCTCCTCGCGCTACCGCTCGCCCCTGTCGCTGGTGATGATGGACATCGATCACTTCAAGCGGCTCAACGACACCTACGGCCACCCCTTCGGGGACGAGGTGCTGCGCTCGGTGGCCAAGGCGGTGCGCGGCCGGCTGCGCGAGGTGGACTTCGTGGCGCGCTACGGCGGCGAGGAGCTCATCGCCCTGCTTCCGGAGACGGGCACCAAGGAAGCGCTCGGCGCGTGCGAGCGCATCCGCGAGGCCATCGCCTCCGTCCGGCTGGAGCACCGGACCGCGGACGGCACCCGGCAGGAGGTGCGCTGCACCGCCTCCCTGGGAGTGGCCAGTGTGCCCGACCGGACGCTGCTCGCCACGGAGGACCTCTTGCGCGAGGCCGACACCTGCCTCTACGCCGCCAAGGCGGCCGGCCGCAATTGCGTCCGCCAGTACAGGGACGGTGCCCCGGAGTAA
- a CDS encoding DUF4153 domain-containing protein, translated as MTPTATGLPLPDVSLSPSATTPRLRHPRATLLAALGLGVCAEVFFDGPALGVSVPLFSGLLVGVLLVLGGREGWQRARPNAWMLGPLLFFSGMVFVRASPLLTALNVLATLFLGLLLTHFWAAGRVERLGLLGYPFAAMESLGHAVTQSVGVVHSEVGRWPVRGQLSRWLPVARGALLALPVLVVFTELLVSADAVFEAMVMGSLSWLVQLFSLGTVWRGLFVGASALGVLGLLAQALRRRRARELGEVEVAPVAARLGFTECITLLGLVDVLFLVFTFIQCAFLWGVARLPEGVTYAGYARRGFFELLAVSVLTLGLGMALTRWTRLTTGGQVKAFRVACSVMVGLVLVLLVSAMKRMALYEAAYGYTHLRVYTQVFMVALAGVLVWRAVTLWWRPERFAIGAFVGALACIAALDLLNPDAFIARGNLERFTQGLSWDDAYVLALSEDAAPVLAAHLAKASEDGLAPSLHEAFCRYPEPMQGGWPAFHLARHRAATLTSGRMCPVPENKVVAMDSVLGARETWE; from the coding sequence ATGACGCCCACGGCCACCGGCCTGCCCCTCCCCGATGTCTCCCTCTCGCCCTCGGCCACGACGCCCCGGTTGCGCCATCCGCGCGCGACCCTGTTGGCGGCGCTCGGGCTGGGCGTCTGTGCCGAGGTGTTCTTCGATGGGCCCGCCCTGGGGGTCTCCGTTCCGTTGTTCTCCGGGTTGCTCGTGGGGGTGCTGCTCGTCCTGGGCGGCCGCGAGGGTTGGCAGCGCGCCCGTCCCAATGCGTGGATGCTGGGGCCCCTGCTGTTCTTCTCCGGGATGGTGTTCGTGCGCGCGAGCCCCCTGCTCACGGCGCTCAACGTGCTCGCCACTTTGTTCCTGGGGTTGTTGCTGACGCACTTCTGGGCGGCGGGGCGCGTGGAGCGGCTGGGTCTGCTGGGCTATCCGTTCGCCGCGATGGAGAGCCTGGGGCATGCCGTGACCCAGTCGGTGGGCGTGGTGCACTCGGAGGTGGGGCGCTGGCCGGTGAGGGGCCAGCTGTCGAGATGGCTTCCGGTGGCGCGGGGCGCCCTGCTCGCCCTGCCCGTGCTCGTCGTCTTCACCGAGTTGCTCGTGTCGGCGGACGCCGTGTTCGAGGCGATGGTGATGGGAAGTCTGTCCTGGCTCGTCCAGCTGTTTTCCCTGGGGACGGTGTGGCGGGGCCTGTTCGTGGGCGCCAGCGCGCTGGGGGTGCTCGGGCTGCTCGCGCAGGCGCTGCGGCGGCGCCGGGCGCGGGAGCTGGGCGAGGTGGAGGTGGCACCGGTCGCGGCGCGTCTGGGCTTCACCGAATGCATCACGCTGCTGGGCCTGGTGGACGTGCTCTTCCTGGTCTTCACCTTCATCCAGTGCGCCTTCCTGTGGGGCGTGGCGCGGCTGCCCGAGGGCGTCACCTACGCCGGATACGCCCGGCGGGGATTCTTCGAGCTGCTCGCGGTGTCGGTGTTGACGTTGGGGCTCGGCATGGCGCTGACGCGCTGGACGCGGCTGACGACGGGGGGCCAGGTGAAGGCCTTCCGGGTGGCGTGCTCGGTCATGGTGGGACTGGTGCTGGTGCTGCTCGTGTCGGCCATGAAGCGCATGGCGCTCTACGAGGCCGCCTATGGCTACACGCATCTGCGCGTCTACACGCAGGTCTTCATGGTGGCGCTGGCGGGGGTGCTCGTCTGGCGGGCGGTGACGCTGTGGTGGCGTCCGGAGCGCTTCGCCATCGGCGCGTTCGTGGGGGCGCTGGCCTGCATCGCGGCGCTCGATCTGCTCAACCCCGATGCCTTCATCGCCCGGGGCAATCTGGAGCGATTCACCCAGGGCCTGTCCTGGGACGATGCCTACGTGCTGGCGCTCTCGGAGGACGCCGCGCCCGTGCTCGCCGCGCATCTGGCGAAGGCGTCGGAGGATGGCCTCGCGCCGAGCCTCCACGAGGCCTTCTGCCGTTACCCCGAGCCGATGCAGGGGGGCTGGCCCGCCTTCCACCTCGCGCGTCACCGGGCGGCGACGCTCACCTCCGGGCGCATGTGCCCGGTGCCGGAGAACAAGGTGGTGGCGATGGACTCCGTGCTGGGAGCGCGCGAGACCTGGGAGTGA
- a CDS encoding cupredoxin domain-containing protein — MKPFLSKIIKPLLALTLAAAVLSAEQGCTKNAESAPSAPVPEGKPGEPRTLALSITEKGYEPSPVTLRQGQPVKLVLTRTTDHTCATEIVLDEYNINTPLPLNQPVEVTFTPTKTGKLVYGCAMGKMISGVFMVE, encoded by the coding sequence GTGAAGCCCTTCCTGTCCAAGATCATCAAGCCACTGCTCGCGCTCACCCTGGCCGCCGCGGTGCTGAGCGCCGAGCAGGGCTGCACGAAGAACGCCGAGTCCGCCCCCAGCGCCCCCGTGCCGGAGGGCAAGCCGGGCGAGCCACGCACCCTCGCGCTCTCCATCACCGAGAAGGGCTACGAGCCGAGCCCCGTCACCCTGCGGCAGGGCCAACCCGTCAAGCTGGTGCTGACCCGCACCACGGATCACACCTGCGCGACGGAGATCGTCCTCGACGAGTACAACATCAACACCCCGCTGCCCCTCAACCAGCCGGTGGAGGTGACCTTCACCCCCACCAAGACGGGCAAGCTCGTCTACGGCTGCGCCATGGGCAAGATGATCAGCGGCGTGTTCATGGTGGAGTGA